From a single Rosa rugosa chromosome 7, drRosRugo1.1, whole genome shotgun sequence genomic region:
- the LOC133722495 gene encoding transcription factor MYB61-like, with the protein MGRHSCCYKQKLRKGLWSPEEDEKLLNYITKHGHGCWSSVPKLAGLQRCGKSCRLRWINYLRPDLKRGPFSQQEENLIIELHAVLGNRWSQIAAQLPGRTDNEIKNLWNSCIKKKLRQRGIDPNTHKPISAETEQNDHSKEISQLSPTNYKSNEQQKASVGSNELNLVEAVANSKQPENHRYPVEVSSSSQVISNRNSTQEFFIDRAACSSHEGSTTTNCRPSDFVGYFSFQHHHQSNFGSSSDTMGLNAVNPNPTFSFLNQNSRSNSDPQMVSEFSTSMSTPPTLLPSMSSGSLFGTRVKPSISLPSDNSSTVSWDQSSAGYSNNGGFDNTAAAFSWGLMPEVPVKSDDVEEINKWSEYLHSPFLMGANTMQNINQSSPYNSTEIKPETQYFMTNNGSSSTSAATTSWPHHHQQASNLQASSEMYTKDLQRLAVAFGQTL; encoded by the exons ATGGGGAGGCATTCTTGTTGCTACAAGCAGAAGCTTAGGAAAGGCCTCTGGTCTCCTGAAGAAGATGAGAAGCTTCTCAATTACATCACTAAGCATGGCCATGGCTGTTGGAGCTCAGTCCCTAAGCTTGCAG GCCTACAAAGATGTGGGAAGAGCTGCAGGTTGAGGTGGATAAACTACCTGAGGCCTGATTTGAAGAGAGGTCCATTCTCACAGCAAGAAGAGAATTTGATAATAGAGCTTCATGCAGTTCTGGGCAACAG GTGGTCTCAGATTGCAGCTCAATTACCCGGAAGGACAGACAATGAGATCAAGAATCTATGGAATTCCTGCATTAAGAAGAAGCTGCGGCAAAGAGGCATTGACCCCAACACTCACAAACCAATCTCAGCAGAAACTGAACAAAATGATCACAGCAAAGAGATTAGCCAGCTGTCTCCGACAAACTACAAAAGCAACGAGCAGCAAAAAGCCTCTGTGGGATCCAATGAACTCAATCTGGTTGAGGCTGTAGCGAATTCGAAGCAACCCGAAAACCACAGGTACCCAGTTGAGGTCTCTTCTTCCAGTCAAGTTATCAGCAACAGAAACAGCACTCAAGAGTTCTTCATAGACAGAGCTGCCTGTTCCTCACATGAAggctccaccaccaccaactGCAGGCCTTCTGATTTTGTGGGGTATTTCTCTTTCCAGCATCACCACCAGTCGAATTTCGGGTCATCCTCAGATACCATGGGGCTCAATGCagtaaacccaaacccaacttTCAGCTTCCTCAATCAAAACTCCAGGTCCAACTCTGATCCTCAAATGGTGTCCGAGTTCAGTACTAGTATGAGTACACCACCAACACTTCTGCCCTCCATGTCAAGTGGCTCGCTTTTCGGCACACGTGTGAAGCCTTCCATTAGTCTTCCCTCTGATAATTCTTCCACTGTCTCATGGGACCAGTCCAGTGCCGGCTACAGTAACAATGGCGGGTTCGACAACACTGCAGCCGCTTTCTCTTGGGGGCTAATGCCAGAAGTGCCTGTAAAATCCGACGACGTAGAAGAGATTAACAAATGGTCCGAGTATCTCCATAGTCCATTTCTGATGGGAGCAAACACTATGCAGAATATAAACCAATCCTCTCCGTATAACAGTACTGAAATCAAACCAGAAACACAGTACTTCATGACCAACAATGGATCAAGTAGTACTAGTGCAGCCACCACAAGTTGgcctcatcatcatcagcaaGCCAGTAACTTACAAGCTTCTTCAGAAATGTACACAAAGGATCTTCAGAGACTCGCTGTAGCTTTTGGACAGACCCTTTAA
- the LOC133722188 gene encoding pectin acetylesterase 10-like, translating into MLKFLWVCIVIATFFSNWVDGFVQYSHEGDPKTEIINNTLMVSLTLIQGADVKGAVCLDGTLPAYYFHRGHGSGKKSWLVHFQGGGWCGNVTDCVARKKTQLGSSNFMLPETGFTGILSYKAEENPDFFNWNRVMLPSCDGASFSGDSENKEEQLQFRGHRIWLAAMEKLMSLGMRHAKKALISGCSAGGLTSILHCDKFRGLFQRNTKVKCLSDAGFFLDSVDISGAPTFRNFFSNVVSLQGVKENLPHFCTSRLDPTSCFFPQNLLAGIKTPLFILNSAYDSFQFQFSLVPASADPNGLWNSCKLNVTNCSPTQLHILQGFRSQMLQALKPFSKSNQNGMFIDSCYAHCQSQFQLTWYAANSTIIGNKRISQSVGDWYFDRAEVKVVDKSCHHLVPQ; encoded by the exons ATGCTGAAGTTCTTGTGGGTTTGCATTGTAATAGCAACTTTTTTCAGCAACTGGGTTGATGGGTTTGTTCAGTACAGCCATGAAGGAGATCCCAAGACTGAAATCATTAATAACACTCTGATGGTATCACTAACCCTCATTCAAGGAGCTGATGTCAAAGGAGCAG TCTGCTTGGATGGAACATTACCTGCTTATTATTTTCATCGGGGACACGGGTCAGGGAAAAAGAGTTGGCTCGTTCACTTTCAG GGAGGAGGATGGTGTGGCAACGTCACGGACTGTGTTGCTCGCAAGAAAACGCAGCTCGGATCATCAAATTTCATGCTACCAGAGACAGGATTCACCGGAATACTAAGCTATAAAGCTGAAGAAAATCCAG ATTTCTTCAACTGGAATAGAGTAATGCTTCCCTCTTGTGACGGTGCTTCTTTTTCTGGGGACAGTGAAAATAAG GAAGAACAACTGCAATTTAGAGGACATCGCATTTGGTTGGCTGCAATGGAAAAATTGATGTCATTGGGCATGCGCCACGCCAAGAAG GCTCTTATTTCTGGTTGCTCTGCTGGAGGTCTGACATCTATTTTGCACTGTGATAAGTTCCGGGGATTATTTCAAAGAAATACTAAAGTGAAGTGCCTCAGTGATGCTGGATTTTTCCTTGACTC GGTTGACATATCTGGTGCACCAACATTCAGGAATTTTTTCAGTAATGTTGTAAGCTTGCAG GGGGTGAAAGAAAATCTGCCACACTTTTGTACTAGTCGCCTCGATCCTACTTCG TGCTTCTTCCCTCAGAACTTACTCGCCGGCATTAAAACCCCGCTGTTTATACTTAACTCAGCATATGATTCTTTTCAG TTCCAATTCAGCTTAGTTCCAGCATCAGCTGATCCCAACGGCTTATGGAACAGTTGCAAATTAAACGTTACCAACTGTTCCCCAACTCAGTTGCATATTCTGCAAG GATTCAGGAGTCAAATGCTACAGGCACTAAAGCCATTCTCAAAGTCTAATCAAAATGGGATGTTTATAGATTCATGCTATGCACACTGTCAGTCTCAGTTTCAGCTAACGTGGTATGCTGCCAATTCTACAATCATTGGAAACAAG AGAATCTCGCAGTCCGTCGGAGATTGGTATTTCGACCGTGCAGAAGTTAAGGTCGTTGATAAAAGTTGCCACCATTTGGTTCCCCAATGA